Proteins from a genomic interval of Calypte anna isolate BGI_N300 chromosome 6, bCalAnn1_v1.p, whole genome shotgun sequence:
- the KIFBP gene encoding KIF1-binding protein, which translates to MAAGSGWAAVCEKFRTARTLSSVESRKDPETEPYRSKYSARALLQEVKQLLSAAEEGDEARLLAVRRAVLEYELGVNHTDTEELSAGEEHLQRCTQLLEPHRLSPDCVSLYIQAQNNLGILWSERDEIKTAQTYLESAEALYNQYMKEDGNPPLDPSEHFMAEEEKLTDQERSKRFEKAYTHTLYYLAQVYQHLEMIEKAAQYCHTTLKRQLEYCGYYPVEWALNAATLSQYYLSKQCFMEARHCLAAASVIFSQAGQVPSAEDNETEQDQQDLRQRKAEIARCWIKYCLNLLQSARKLLEDNIGEMDPDRQLELKAQRKKEEDEKEKGRKKAVLFGTSDICDSVLAMEEKVSSVYPLDFQEAREIFLVGQNYVQEAKEFFQVDGYVTDHIEIVQDHSALFKVLAFFEEDYERRCKMHKRRIDMLEPIYADLNPQYYLLISRQLQFELADTYYEMMDLKVAIGNRLEELDSHTIKKINSLAQLAIKYYELFLDSLRNPDKVFPEELEEDVLRPAMVAKFHIARLYGKLITSDSKKQLENMQTSLEYYTFLVEYCEKYPDAVHAVETELELSKEMVGLLPTRMERLRAKLCPFI; encoded by the exons ATGGCGGCGGGCAGCGGGTGGGCCGCGGTGTGCGAGAAGTTCCGCACCGCCCGCACTCTCTCGTCCGTGGAGTCGCGCAAAGACCCGGAGACCGAGCCGTACCGCTCCAAGTACAGCGCCCGGGCGCTGCTGCAGGAGGTTAAGCAGCTGCTGAGCGCCGCCGAGGAGGGCGATGAGGCGCGGCTGCTGGCCGTGCGGCGGGCCGTGCTGGAGTACGAGCTGGGCGTCAACCACACCGACACCGAGGAGCTGTCGGCCGGCGAGGAGCACCTGCAGCGCTGCACGCAGCTCCTGGAGCCCCACCGCCTCTCCCCGGACTGCGTCTCCCTCTACATACAGGCCCAG AACAATCTAGGAATCCTGTGGTCTGAAAGGGATGAGATTAAAACTGCGCAAACTTACTTGGAATCTGCAGAAGCCTTGTATAATCAATACATGAAAGAG GATGGAAATCCTCCCCTGGATCCCAGTGAGCATTTCATGGCAGAAGAAGAGAAACTCACAGACCAGGAAAGATCTAAAAG gtttgaAAAAGCCTATACACATACTTTGTATTATCTGGCACAAGTCTATCAACACTTGGAGATGATTGAGAAGGCTGCACAATATTGTCATACTACTCTGAAACgacagcttgagtactgtggCTACTACCCGGTGGAATGGGCACTCAATGCTGCTACTTTGTCACAGTACTATCTCTCTAAG cAATGCTTTATGGAGGCTCGACACTGTTTAGCAGCAGCCAGTGTCATCTTTAGCCAGGCTGGACAGGTGCCGTCTGCTGAAGACA ATGAAACGGAGCAAGACCAACAGGACCTTAgacagagaaaagctgaaattgCCAGGTGCTGGATTAAGTATTGCCTGAACCTCCTGCAAAGTGCTCGGAAATTACTTGAG gacAACATAGGAGAGATGGATCCAGACAGGCAACTGGAACTTAAagcccaaaggaaaaaagaggaggatgaaaaagagaagggaaggaaaaaagctgtcCTTTTTGGGACAAGTGATATCTGTGACTCTGTCTTAGCCATGGAAGAGAAAGTGAGCAGCGTATATCCCTTAGATTTTCAAGAAGCCAGAGAAATTTTCCTAGTTGGTCAGAACTATGTTCAGGAAGCAAAAGAGTTCTTTCAGGTTGATGGTTATGTTACTGACCACATTGAAATTGTTCAGGATCACAGTGCTTTGTTTAAGGTACTTGCTTTCTTTGAAGAGGATTATGAGAGACGTTGCAAGATGCACAAGCGTAGAATAGACATGCTGGAGCCCATCTATGCAGACTTGAATCCTCAGTACTATCTGTTGATCAGTCGGCAGCTTCAGTTTGAACTAGCTGACACCTATTATGAGATGATGGATTTAAAGGTAGCTATTGGTAACAGGTTAGAGGAGCTAGATTCccacacaattaaaaaaattaattctctggCCCAATTGGCGATCAAATACTATGAACTCTTCTTAGATTCTTTGAGGAACCCAGACAAGGTGTTTCCTGAGGAGCTTGAGGAAGATGTTCTTCGCCCTGCAATGGTGGCAAAGTTTCATATTGCACGACTGTATGGTAAGCTTATTACTTCAGATAGCaaaaagcaactggaaaataTGCAGACATCATTGGAATATTACACATTTCTGGTAGAGTATTGTGAGAAGTACCCAGATGCTGTTCATGCTGTTGAAACTGAACTAGAACTCAGTAAGGAAATGGTGGGTCTTCTTCCAACAAGAatggagaggctgagagcaAAGCTGTGTCCGTTCATATAA